The segment TCTACGCCTACCCGGTGTTGATCCAGATCGTCTCCATCACCGGGGTGTGGGGCCTGGTTTTCTTGATGGCCGCCCCCCAGAGCTGGATCGCCTCGTTTCTGAATCGCCGCATTACGCTCAGGGAGAGCCGTGTGGATATGGTCGTCTACGCGGTGTTGGTTGCCTTCCAGCTGGTCTTCGGCTTGGTATCGTACCATCACTATGAGAAAGCCACTCCGTCCCGGACGTTCCGCATCGCCGCCGTCCAGCACTCCGCCGACAGCTGGAAAGGGGGGTACGAGACATACAAGGCCAACTACCAGGTGCTGAAGAATGCCAGTGTGGAAGCGCTCCAGGCAAAGCCTGACATGATCCTCTGGTCGGAGACGGCGTTCGTTCCGTCCGTCTCCTGGCACACCGAACACCCCAGCAACTATCTGACATCCCAGCTGGTGGATGACTTCGTCAGCTTCGGCAAGAGCCTTCCCGTTCCGCTGGTGACGGGAAACCCGGAAGGGTTGGTCAAGGACAAGGATCTTCCCCCGTTCCTGGAAGATGGGTCGTGGAACTGGAAGACGTACAACACCGTCATTCTGTTCGGGGGCGGAAACATCCTTGGCACATATCGCAAGCAGCACCTGGTGCCATTCACCGAGTACTTCCCCTATGAGAAAGAATTCCCCTGCCTTGTACGCCCTGCTGAAGGCCAACGATTACAAGTGGTGGGAGAAGGGGACGGAAGCCACCGTCTTCTCCTACGACGGCGTCCGCTTCTCCACGCCGATCTGCTTCGAGGATATCTTCGGGTCGCTGAACGCCACGTTCGTCCGAAACGGCGCCGACATGCTGGTCAACCTGACCAACGACAGTTGGTCCGGTTCGGTGGCCGCCGAGATGCAGCACCTCGGGTTGGCCGTCTTCCGGGCGGTGGAGAACCGAAGGCCGATGATCCGGGGAACGAACAGCGGCATCACCTGCCTGGTCACTCCCTCCGGGAAGATCATCGACCCGATGGAGCCGTTCACCAAAGGATGGCGGCTGTACGAAGTGCCCCTGGGGCAGAAGCAGGGGCCTGACGTTCTACACACGCTTCCCCGATCTGTTCGCCTATCTTGCAATGGCCGGATCTGTCGTGCTTCTTTTCTCTGCCATCGTCCATTATCGTCAGGACAAACGGCGAAGCCGGTTTGACCATCTGTTCGATGAGAGTGTGTTCTGGGACGAATGAAGGTCTGCTCTTGGGGATGAAGGCGGAGAGCCGGCAAGAGGCGATGACGTAGTCCAGGTGGGAGAACGTTGCTGCATGCCCAAAAAAAATATCCGGTCCGTTGGGACCGGATGGATTGCTGGTGGAAGGATCAGCGCTTCCTCCACTCCTTGACGACCATCTTGTCGGTGATCTCCTTGGTCAGCTTGGTGATCAAATCCTTCACTTCTGCCGTCAGGTTGTCCAGGTCGAATTCCATCGTGGTGGACAGATCCCGGCGCAGCTTCACTTCCGCCTTGCCGTTCTGCAGGCTGCGGTTTCCGATGGTGATGCGGATGGGTAGTCCGATCAGATCGGCGTCCTTGAACTTGACGCCGGCCGATTCCTTCCTGTCGTCGTACAGCACCTCGATGCCGGCGTCGACCAGTTCCTGGTAGATCTTTTCTCCCACTTCGGGATCCTTTGCCAGACTGACGAAGTGTACCTGGTACGGCGCCACGGTGATGGGCAGTTCCAGCCCGGCGTCATCATGGTATTCCTCGGCCAGGCACGCCAGAAGGCGTCCGACCCCGATGCCGTAGCTTCCCATGATCACCGGTTTCCGCTCGCCGTTCTCATCCTGGAAGTACAGGTTCATCGCCGCGCTGTAGCGGGTCCCCAGCTGGAAGATGTTGCCCGCTTCCACGCCTTTGGAAACCCTGAGCGGAGCTCCGCAGACCGGGCAGAAATAGCCTTCGGCGGCACTGGCGATGTCCGCCACCTGACCATCATAATCCCGTCCGTAGTTGGTGTTCAGGTAGTGGTAGCCTTCTTCGTTGGCGCCGGCCACCAGGTTGTTGCTGTTGGCCACCGAGTCGTCGATGATCTTCACCACCCCTTCCTTGGCGCCGATGGGGGAGCCGAAGCCGGGCACCATGCCGGCGGCGAGGATTTCCTCCGGGTGGGCGGGACGCATCGAGTTGCACTTGGCCGCGTTCTGCAGCTTGTTCTCCTCGATATCCATGTCGCCACGGACCAGGCCGACGATCAACTTGTCCTGTTCGGCGCCGTTGGTGGGATCGATGTACGTGCCCACCATGAACAGCGCCTTGGCCGTCTTCGTCTTGTCGATCTTCAGGAACGCGCACAGCTCGTCGATCGTCTTGGAATCCGGAGTCTTGACCTTTTCCATCGGCTTGGGGTCTTCCTGCAGGTACTCTTTCTTGAACTTGGCTACCTGGCGGTTGGCCGTGTAGCCGCACGCAGGGCAGAGGACGATGGTGTCCTTCTCCGATCGGGGAGAGGTACATGTACTCATGGGAGACTTTTCCCCCCCATCATGCCGGAGTCCGCGCCGACGGCGACGACGGGCAGCCCGCACCGTCCGAAGATCCGGAAGTACGCCTTGTAGTGCTCGGCGTACACCTTGTCCAGCCCTTCGGCGTCCTTGTCGAACGAGTAGGAGTCCAGCATGGTGAACTCCCGTACCCTGATCAGCCCGGCGCGGGGGCGGGGATCGTCACGCCACTTGGTCTGGATCTGATAGACCAGCTGGGGGAGTTTCTTGTACGAGTCGATCTCATCCACGGCGACGTCCGTCACCGCTTCCTCGTGGGTCATCGCCAGAACCATGTCCCGTCCCACACGGTCCTTGAACCGTGACATTTCCTTGTCGATGCTGTAGAACCGGCCGGTTTCCTTCCAGATATCGGCGGAGTTGACCACCGGCATCAACATTTCCTGCGCTCCGATGGCATCCATCTCCTCGCGGATGATCTGTTCGATCTTGGTGTTGGAGCGGAATCCGAACGGCAGCATGCTGAACAGGCCCGCGCTCATCTGGTTGATGAATCCGGCTCTGAGCAGGTACTCATATCCTTTGCAGTCTGCCCCGTTGGGAGCTTCCCGCAAGGTTTTTGCGAACATAGTGGACATTCTCATGACAATGACTCCTCCGATGTGACGAAAGCCATTGTAGCGAAACAGGCCGGAGTCCTCAAGCTGTAGGGGGGATATGCGTGCACCTTGCGCGAATGCTGGCGGATTGGGCCAGGTATGGGTTTTTCAGGGAATATCCGCAAACCATAGGAAAGAAAGATTGACAGATGCTGGTTTCGGGTTTGTACTAGATAGTGGAAACGTGCTCGAGCACGAAAAAGGAGAAAAAGGATGAAAAAAGGACTTGTGGTATTGCTGGTCGCCCTGATGGCGATGAGCATGGTGTTCGCCCAGGGCTCCACAGAGAGCACTGCGTCGAACGTGAAGACCATTGGTGTGTCAATGCCCACCAAGAGTCTGCAGAGATGGAACCAGGATGGAAGCAACATGAAGGCCGAGTTGGAAAAGGCCGGATACAAGGTCGACCTGCAGTATGCCGGCGACAATGATATTCCGACCCAGGTCAACCAGGTTGAGAACATGATCCTGAAGGATGACGTGCTGGTCATCGCATCCATTGATGGATCCTCCCTGACCGAGGTCTTGAAGGAAGCCAAGAAGAAGAACATCCCCGTCATCGCCTATGACCGTCTGATCATGAACAGCGACGCGGTGAGCTACTACGCCACGTTTGATAACTTCGGCGTCGGTGTCATCCAGGGCGAGTTCATTCGTGACGCGCTGAAGCTGGACACCCGGTCCGACAGTGTCAACATGGAGTTCTTCACCGGAGCTCCGGATGACAACAACTGCGTCTTCTTCTGGGGCGGCGCCATGTCGATCCTGACCCCGTACATCAAGAGCGGGAAGATCAAAGTATTGTCCGGCCAGACGGAACGGGCACAGTGCTCCACGCCCAACTGGTCCACTGAGGAAGCCCAGAAGCGTATGGAGAACCTGATCACCTCCAACAAGTACGGCCCGAACGGAACCCGTCTGGATGCCGTGCTCTGCTCCAACGACTCCACTGCCCAGGGTGTGACCAACGCGCTGGTTGGCGCCGGATACACCAAGGACAACTTCCCGGTCGTCACCGGTCAGGACTGCGACGTTACCTCCGTCAAGAACATGCTTGCCGGAACCCAGTCGATGTCCGTATTCAAGGACACCCGCACGCTGGCGGCGAAAGTGGTCGCAATGGTCGATGCGTTGATGAAAGGATCCAAGCCTGAGATCAACGACACCAAGACCTACGACAACGGCACCGGGATCATCCCGAGCTACCTGTGCACACCGGTCTATGCCAGCAAGGACAACATCATCGAGTTGCTGGTGGACAGCGGCTATTACACCAAAGCTCAGATTGGTCTGAAATAACAACCAAATTGGTTCATCATTCAGGTGGGTGGGGTCACCCCGCCCACCTGTCTTCCATGAAGGGGAGTAGAGATGGATGACATCATCCTGGAAATGAAACACATCACCAAGACGTTCCCCGGCGTCCGGGCGCTTGACGACGTCAGCCTGAGCGTTCGTCGTGGAGAGATCCACGCGATCTGCGGGGAGAACGGCGCCGGCAAATCAACGTTGATGAAGGTCCTCAGCGGAGTCTACCCATTCGGCTCCTATGAAGGGGAGATCATCTACGACGGGAAACCATGCGCATTCCAGAGCATCAGGGACAGTGAGAAGACGGGGATCGTCATTATCCACCAGGAGTTGGCGTTGGTCCCCATGCTCAGCATCGGAGAGAACATGTTCCTTGGCAACGAGCAAGGAACGAAATTCAACATTGACTGGAACGAGACGTACGGGAAAGCGGACCAGTATCTCAAGCTGGTCGGCCTGCATGAGAATTCCCATACGTTGATCAAGGATCTTGGGGTAGGGAAGCAGCAGTTGGTGGAGATCGCCAAGGCGCTGGCCAAGGACGTGAAGCTGCTCATTCTGGACGAACCTACGGCGTCGCTGAACGAAGAGGACAGCAAGCATCTGCTGGATCTGTTGCTGGGATTCAAGAAGAAGGGGATGACCTCCATCATCATCTCCCACAAGATCAACGAGATCGCCTACTGCGCCGACTCGGTCACCATCATGCGTGACGGCGCGGTGATCCGTGAGATGACCAAGGAGGAAGGCTTTGACGAAAAGACCATCGTCAACGCCATGGTGGGGCGGGATCTGGCCCATCGCTTCCCCCAGCGCGTCCCCAACATCGGGCCGGTGGTCTTCGAGGTGAAGGACTGGACGGTGTACCACCCGACCTACCACGACAAAAAGGTGTGCAACGACATCTCCATCACGCTCCGCAAAGGGGAGATCCTGGGCATCAGCGGACTGATGGGCGCCGGCCGCACCGAATTCGCCATGAGCCTGTTCGGCCACAGCTACGGCACCAACATCACCGGCCATACGTACATCAACGGCAAGGAAGTGGTGATGAAGAGCCCCAAGGAAGCCATCGAGCACAAGCTGAGCTACGTGACGGAGGACCGCAAGGGCAACGGATTGATTCTGCCGGAACCAATCACCACCAACACGACGCTCTCCAGCCTGTACAAGATCGTCAAGAAGGGACGGAAGATCACCATTGACCGGGACATGGAAGTCAACGAAGCGAAGAAGTACATCAAGGAAATGGGGACGAAATGCTCTTCCCATGAGCAGATCGTCAGCAACCTGTCCGGCGGAAACCAGCAGAAGGTGCTGCTGGGCAAGTGGTTGTTCGCCGAGCCGGACATCCTGTTCCTGGATGAACCGACCCGCGGCATCGACGTCGGCGCGAAGTATGAGATTTACTGCCTGATGAACTCCATTGTGGAGAAGGGCAAGTCAATCATCATGATTTCGTCCGAAATGCCGGAACTTTTGGGGATGTGCGACCGGATCTACGTGATGAGCGAAGGTCGGATCGCCGGAGAATTGACGCACGAGGAAGCTACCCAGGAGAAGATCCTGACCATGATCCTCAACAGTGAAAAAGGGAGAGTGAACTTAGATGGAAGGAAAGATTGAAAAGAAATCAGGGATCAGGACGAACGCCATTCTGCTCGCCCTGGTCTCCGTGATGGTGCTGTTTGAGATTTTGATCAGGGCTGAAGGAAAAGGTTCCTTGTTCGCTCCGGCGAACATCTCCAACCTGATCAACCAGAACGCCTACGTGGTGATCCTGGCCGTCGGCATGCTGCTGTGTATCCTCACCGGTGGGAACATCGACCTTTCCGTCGGTTCGATCGTCTGTCTGGTCGGAGCGGTGGCCGGTACGTTGATCGTCAACATGGGGATGAACATCTACCTTGCCATCATCATCTGCCTGCTGTTCGGCATCCTCTTGGGCGCCTGGCAGGGCTACTGGATCGCCTATGTCCGCATCCCGCCGTTCATCGTCACGCTGGCCGGCATGTTGTTGTTCCGCGGACTTGCCAACGTCATCCTCAACGGACTGACCATTTCCCCATTCCCGGAGAACTACCTCAGGCTGTTCACCAGCTACATTCCGGAGTCGGACAACGACGCGTTGCAGATGACCGTCTCCCTCTCTGTCGCCGGGGTGATCTGCATCCTGTACGTGATCAGCGAGATCGCCAGCCGCAAGGACAAGATCCGCAAGGGCTATGCCACGGAAAGTTCCGGGGCGATGATCACCAAGACGGTGTTGATCTGCGCGTTCGCCATGGCGTTCGCCACGTTGCTCGGCCTGCACAAAGGCCTTCCCATCGTGCTGGTCTGGCTGGCCGTGATCATCTTCGTCTATGGCTACTTCACCAACAGGACGGTTCCCGGCCGGTATTTCTACGCCATGGGCGGCAATGAGAAAGCTGCCATTCTTTCCGGCATTGACACCAACAAAGTATTGTTCTTCGCCTACACCAACATGGCCTTCCTCTCCGCCATCGCGGCCCTGGTCTGCTGCGCGCGTTTCAACAGCGCCACGCCGTCGGCCGGTACGTCGTACGAGATGGATGCCATCGGTTCCTGTTTCATCGGTGGCGCCAGCGCCTACGGTGGTTCGGGAACGGTGGGGGGCGCCATCGTCGGCGCGCTTCTGATGGGCGTTCTGAACAACGGTATGTCCATTCTGGGAATCGACGCGAACTGGCAGAAGGCGGTCAAAGGTCTGGTACTGCTCGCAGCGGTCATCTTTGACGTCCTTTCCAAGAAACGAAGGAAGAACGACTGAGACGCCATGGTGACCATCAAGGAAATCGCAGAGAAGACAGGCTTTTCCCGTGGGACGGTGGATCGGGTCCTGCACGGCAGACCGGGGGTGAATCCCCAGACGGTCCGCCTGGTGATGCAGGTCGCCGCCGAACTGGGATACCACGCCAACGCCGCCGGCGTCCTGCTTGCGGCGCGCAAGCGTCCCACCCGCATGGGATGCCTGCTCCCTGATGTGGGCAACGATTTCTTTCGTGACGTGATGAGCGGTCTGGTGGCCGCGCAGAAGGAACTCTCCTGTTACGGGCTTTCGCTGACCATCAAGCACCTGCGGGGCTTTGATGGGGAAAAACACCTGAAGGGCATCGATGAGTTGATCGAAGAGGGGTGCAACGCGTTGCTCCTGACGACGATCAACTCCCAGGAGATCCGCCAGAAGATCGACACGCTGGTCGACCAAGGCATCCCGGTGGCCTGCATCAACACCGATGTCCCCTCGTCCAAACGATTGTTCTACGTGGGAACGGACTACTACAAGTCAGGCAAGACGACGGCGGGGCTTCTCTCCATGATGGAGCGCACGCCGCAGAAGGTGCTGGTGTTCACCGGATCATTTGACATCTTCGGCCACAACGAACGCATCCGAGGGTTTTTGGATGAACTGCATGAGAAAGGCATTCCGTTTGAGGTGGTTGGCAAGGAACAGACGCTGGATGACAACGTCGTCGCCTACCAGGTGGCCAGCAAGCTGTTTCCCCTGCATCCGGAGGTGACGACGGTGTTCATCGTCGCGGGAGGCGTCTACGGCGTCTGCCGCGCCTTGGAGGAGAGCGGGCTTCCCAACAAGCCGCATGTCTTCTCATTTGATGACATCCCGGATACGGTGCGCTATCTGAAGGATGGTGTCATTGACGCAACGGTGACCCAATGGCCGTATGACCAAGGGTACCAAGGGGTCAAACGGTTGTTTGAGGCCGTCATTGAGCAACATGGAACCAATGGATTCATGGGAAAAAACCGCAACCTGATCCTCTCCCCCTTGATCTTCATCAAGGAAAACGTCAGGAGCGGGTGTGATACGATGGAGGCAACGTGATGGGTATTACGGCAGGATTGGATGTCGGTACG is part of the Sphaerochaeta sp. genome and harbors:
- a CDS encoding sugar ABC transporter permease; its protein translation is MEGKIEKKSGIRTNAILLALVSVMVLFEILIRAEGKGSLFAPANISNLINQNAYVVILAVGMLLCILTGGNIDLSVGSIVCLVGAVAGTLIVNMGMNIYLAIIICLLFGILLGAWQGYWIAYVRIPPFIVTLAGMLLFRGLANVILNGLTISPFPENYLRLFTSYIPESDNDALQMTVSLSVAGVICILYVISEIASRKDKIRKGYATESSGAMITKTVLICAFAMAFATLLGLHKGLPIVLVWLAVIIFVYGYFTNRTVPGRYFYAMGGNEKAAILSGIDTNKVLFFAYTNMAFLSAIAALVCCARFNSATPSAGTSYEMDAIGSCFIGGASAYGGSGTVGGAIVGALLMGVLNNGMSILGIDANWQKAVKGLVLLAAVIFDVLSKKRRKND
- a CDS encoding LacI family DNA-binding transcriptional regulator codes for the protein MVTIKEIAEKTGFSRGTVDRVLHGRPGVNPQTVRLVMQVAAELGYHANAAGVLLAARKRPTRMGCLLPDVGNDFFRDVMSGLVAAQKELSCYGLSLTIKHLRGFDGEKHLKGIDELIEEGCNALLLTTINSQEIRQKIDTLVDQGIPVACINTDVPSSKRLFYVGTDYYKSGKTTAGLLSMMERTPQKVLVFTGSFDIFGHNERIRGFLDELHEKGIPFEVVGKEQTLDDNVVAYQVASKLFPLHPEVTTVFIVAGGVYGVCRALEESGLPNKPHVFSFDDIPDTVRYLKDGVIDATVTQWPYDQGYQGVKRLFEAVIEQHGTNGFMGKNRNLILSPLIFIKENVRSGCDTMEAT
- the lnt gene encoding apolipoprotein N-acyltransferase → MRRFWREVGRFLGETGILIGAAFLHALAFPNFLNAAGWGFLACFTMIPFFWVIDRAHWRVVWLEGAIYGFVFYLVYNYWLKTFHPLAILIAPSLEALQYLLLFPILKLGHTLPRRRGYLLQTLLYVTYSFLTQQGFLGYPYGNLASAFYAYPVLIQIVSITGVWGLVFLMAAPQSWIASFLNRRITLRESRVDMVVYAVLVAFQLVFGLVSYHHYEKATPSRTFRIAAVQHSADSWKGGYETYKANYQVLKNASVEALQAKPDMILWSETAFVPSVSWHTEHPSNYLTSQLVDDFVSFGKSLPVPLVTGNPEGLVKDKDLPPFLEDGSWNWKTYNTVILFGGGNILGTYRKQHLVPFTEYFPYEKEFPCLVRPAEGQRLQVVGEGDGSHRLLLRRRPLLHADLLRGYLRVAERHVRPKRRRHAGQPDQRQLVRFGGRRDAAPRVGRLPGGGEPKADDPGNEQRHHLPGHSLREDHRPDGAVHQRMAAVRSAPGAEAGA
- a CDS encoding sugar-binding protein; this encodes MKKGLVVLLVALMAMSMVFAQGSTESTASNVKTIGVSMPTKSLQRWNQDGSNMKAELEKAGYKVDLQYAGDNDIPTQVNQVENMILKDDVLVIASIDGSSLTEVLKEAKKKNIPVIAYDRLIMNSDAVSYYATFDNFGVGVIQGEFIRDALKLDTRSDSVNMEFFTGAPDDNNCVFFWGGAMSILTPYIKSGKIKVLSGQTERAQCSTPNWSTEEAQKRMENLITSNKYGPNGTRLDAVLCSNDSTAQGVTNALVGAGYTKDNFPVVTGQDCDVTSVKNMLAGTQSMSVFKDTRTLAAKVVAMVDALMKGSKPEINDTKTYDNGTGIIPSYLCTPVYASKDNIIELLVDSGYYTKAQIGLK
- a CDS encoding sugar ABC transporter ATP-binding protein: MDDIILEMKHITKTFPGVRALDDVSLSVRRGEIHAICGENGAGKSTLMKVLSGVYPFGSYEGEIIYDGKPCAFQSIRDSEKTGIVIIHQELALVPMLSIGENMFLGNEQGTKFNIDWNETYGKADQYLKLVGLHENSHTLIKDLGVGKQQLVEIAKALAKDVKLLILDEPTASLNEEDSKHLLDLLLGFKKKGMTSIIISHKINEIAYCADSVTIMRDGAVIREMTKEEGFDEKTIVNAMVGRDLAHRFPQRVPNIGPVVFEVKDWTVYHPTYHDKKVCNDISITLRKGEILGISGLMGAGRTEFAMSLFGHSYGTNITGHTYINGKEVVMKSPKEAIEHKLSYVTEDRKGNGLILPEPITTNTTLSSLYKIVKKGRKITIDRDMEVNEAKKYIKEMGTKCSSHEQIVSNLSGGNQQKVLLGKWLFAEPDILFLDEPTRGIDVGAKYEIYCLMNSIVEKGKSIIMISSEMPELLGMCDRIYVMSEGRIAGELTHEEATQEKILTMILNSEKGRVNLDGRKD
- a CDS encoding His/Gly/Thr/Pro-type tRNA ligase C-terminal domain-containing protein, with protein sequence MSTCTSPRSEKDTIVLCPACGYTANRQVAKFKKEYLQEDPKPMEKVKTPDSKTIDELCAFLKIDKTKTAKALFMVGTYIDPTNGAEQDKLIVGLVRGDMDIEENKLQNAAKCNSMRPAHPEEILAAGMVPGFGSPIGAKEGVVKIIDDSVANSNNLVAGANEEGYHYLNTNYGRDYDGQVADIASAAEGYFCPVCGAPLRVSKGVEAGNIFQLGTRYSAAMNLYFQDENGERKPVIMGSYGIGVGRLLACLAEEYHDDAGLELPITVAPYQVHFVSLAKDPEVGEKIYQELVDAGIEVLYDDRKESAGVKFKDADLIGLPIRITIGNRSLQNGKAEVKLRRDLSTTMEFDLDNLTAEVKDLITKLTKEITDKMVVKEWRKR